The following DNA comes from Geobacter sp..
TCGACGTTACTCGGCCTTGAGCGACGCCATGTCGATGGAGAAGCGGTACTTCACATCCGACTTGACCAGTCGCTCGTAGGCCGCGTTGATCTGCTGGATCGGGATGATTTCGACGTCCGAGGTAATGTTGTGCTGGCCGCAGAAGTCGAGCATCTCCTGGGTTTCCTTGATGCCGCCGATCAGGGAGCCGGATATGCTTTTGCGGCCGAACAGGAGCGCGAATGCCGAGAGTTGGAGCGGTGACTCCACGCCGCCAAGCAGCGTGATGTTGCCTTCCAGTCCGAGCATGTTGATGTAGGCGTTGATGTCGTGATCCGTGGAAATGGTGTCGAGGATGAAGTTGAAGGTACCGGCATGCTGTTTCATCTCTTCCTGATTGGTGGAGATGATGACGTCATGGGCGCCCAGGCGCAGGGCATCTTCTCTCTTGCCCGGCGAGGTGGTGAAAACCACCACATGGGCACCGAGGGCACGGGCGAATTTGACCCCCATATGACCGAGACCGCCGAGACCGACCACCCCGACTTTCTTTCCGGTGATGTCGCCCCAGCGGCGGATCGGTGAGTAGGTGGTGATCCCGGCACAGAGCAGCGGCGCAACCCCGGCCAGGTCGAGATTCCCCGGTACGCGCAGCACGAAACGCTCATCGACGACGATGCTCTCGGAATAGCCGCCATAGGTGACCGGCGCTGTCCCGTGCCTGTCCGGGGAGTTGTAGGTAAAGGTAGCGTTGTGGCAGAACTGCTCCTGATGATCCTGGCAGGTGGGGCAGACATGATCGGAATCGACCATGCAGCCGACGCCGACAAGATCCCCCGCTTTGAAGTTGGTTACGGCCGAGCCGACCGTGGTAACCCGGCCGACGATCTCATGGCCGGGGACGCACGGATAGGTTGTGGGCATGACGCTGCGCCATTCGTCACGGGCGGTGTGCAGGTCGGAGTGACAGATGCCGCAGAAGAGAATTTCAATCTGGACGTCGCGCTCGGTCGTTTCACGGCGCTGGATTAAGTCTGATGTGAACGGTGCTGTGGCGTTGGCAACGGAATAGGCTTTTGCTTGGTACATGGGTTCCTCCTGTCGGTTGTGATCTCGTGTCGACGATAGCTATAACCGGTCAGCGGCCGGTTAACTGTTCAAGTTTTTCCGGGTACCGCGCTCCCTGCACCGTGATCTGGGCGGCAGCGCTGTCGATCTTGCGGAGATCGTCGGCCGTGAGTTCGACGGCGTCGGCGCCGATGTTCTCATCCAGGCGACCCAGCTTGGTGGTGCCAGGAATCGGCACGATCCACGGTTTCCGGGCCAGCAACCAGGCAAGGGCGATCTGGGCAGGCGGTGCCTTCTTTGCTGCTGCGATTCGGCCTAACAGATCAACCAATGCCTGATTCGCCTTTAATGCCTCGGGTGTAAACCGAGGAAGAATGCTGCGGAAGTCGGTACTGTCGAAGGAAGTCGTTTCATTCATGGTACCGGTGAGGAATCCCTTGCCCAGCGGGCTGTAGGGAACGAGGCCGATCCCCAGCTCTTCCAGGGTCTGCAGCAATCCTTCTTCCGGCCGCCGGAACCAGAGCGAGTATTCGTTCTGCACCGCAGCGACCGGCTGAACGGCATGGGCGCGGCGGACGGTTTGAATGCCAGCCTCCGACAGACCAAAGTGCTTGACCTTGCCTTCCTGGATCAACTCCTTTACCGCCCCTGCCACGTCTTCTATCGGCACATTCGGGTCCACCCGATGCTGGTAAAAAAGATCGATAACATCGGTCCTGA
Coding sequences within:
- a CDS encoding alcohol dehydrogenase catalytic domain-containing protein, producing the protein MYQAKAYSVANATAPFTSDLIQRRETTERDVQIEILFCGICHSDLHTARDEWRSVMPTTYPCVPGHEIVGRVTTVGSAVTNFKAGDLVGVGCMVDSDHVCPTCQDHQEQFCHNATFTYNSPDRHGTAPVTYGGYSESIVVDERFVLRVPGNLDLAGVAPLLCAGITTYSPIRRWGDITGKKVGVVGLGGLGHMGVKFARALGAHVVVFTTSPGKREDALRLGAHDVIISTNQEEMKQHAGTFNFILDTISTDHDINAYINMLGLEGNITLLGGVESPLQLSAFALLFGRKSISGSLIGGIKETQEMLDFCGQHNITSDVEIIPIQQINAAYERLVKSDVKYRFSIDMASLKAE
- a CDS encoding aldo/keto reductase; its protein translation is MQKRTLGKSGLEVSAIGLGCMGMSFSYGPPKDKKEMIALMRTAVERGVTFFDTAEVYGPFTNEELVGEALAPLRDQVVIATKFGFNTSVDPRSTAGNGPALNSRPEQIKKVAEASLKRLRTDVIDLFYQHRVDPNVPIEDVAGAVKELIQEGKVKHFGLSEAGIQTVRRAHAVQPVAAVQNEYSLWFRRPEEGLLQTLEELGIGLVPYSPLGKGFLTGTMNETTSFDSTDFRSILPRFTPEALKANQALVDLLGRIAAAKKAPPAQIALAWLLARKPWIVPIPGTTKLGRLDENIGADAVELTADDLRKIDSAAAQITVQGARYPEKLEQLTGR